Proteins from a genomic interval of Sphingopyxis sp. QXT-31:
- a CDS encoding acyl-CoA dehydrogenase family protein: MPLLALAALATSFDISCTGWAIPLIQNGPCRPPSAAIGAQAKTKGRGRPLFDTLTLASLPEADEALRPAIRALADEAAANASADVRARSWSGFDPAFSRRLGAAGFLGLTLPKAYGGQERGPFARFVVVEELLSAGAPVAAHWIADRQSAPLILNYGSEAQRDYYIPRICRGELVFCIGMSEPGSGSDLASVRTRAERTETGWRVNGQKIWTTNAMHGDYMIALVRTSGTSEDRHAGLSQLIIDLKAPGVTVRPIADLAGDAHFAEVFFDNVDLPAEALIGNEGEGWKQVTAELAFERSGPERIYSSVVLLDAWVAHLQKVGRGDAATLALVGGFTARLATLRAMSIACTARLALGESPVTEASLVKDLGTAFEQELPVAIGDDLAAHPEEAVDAELYRTLMFVTHVAPSFSLRGGTREVLRGIIARGMGLR, from the coding sequence GTGCCTCTGCTGGCTTTAGCCGCACTTGCAACGAGTTTTGACATTTCTTGCACGGGCTGGGCCATTCCCCTCATCCAAAATGGGCCTTGCCGCCCGCCCTCCGCCGCAATAGGCGCACAAGCGAAAACAAAGGGAAGGGGACGACCGCTGTTCGATACGCTCACCCTGGCGAGCCTGCCCGAGGCGGACGAGGCGCTGCGCCCCGCGATCCGCGCGCTGGCCGATGAAGCCGCCGCCAATGCGTCCGCCGATGTCCGCGCGCGCTCGTGGTCGGGCTTCGACCCTGCCTTCAGCCGCCGCCTCGGCGCCGCGGGCTTCCTCGGCCTCACCTTACCCAAGGCCTATGGCGGGCAGGAGCGCGGGCCCTTTGCGCGCTTCGTCGTCGTCGAGGAATTGCTGTCGGCGGGCGCTCCGGTCGCGGCGCACTGGATCGCCGACCGCCAGAGCGCGCCGCTGATCCTGAATTATGGCAGCGAGGCGCAGCGCGACTATTACATCCCGCGCATCTGCCGCGGCGAACTCGTCTTCTGCATCGGGATGAGCGAGCCGGGGTCGGGTTCGGACCTCGCGAGCGTGCGCACGCGGGCCGAGCGGACCGAAACCGGTTGGCGCGTCAACGGGCAGAAAATCTGGACCACCAACGCGATGCATGGCGATTATATGATCGCGCTCGTCCGCACCTCCGGTACCAGCGAGGATCGCCACGCCGGGCTGTCGCAGCTGATCATCGATCTGAAGGCGCCCGGCGTGACCGTCCGCCCGATCGCCGACCTCGCGGGCGACGCGCATTTCGCCGAGGTCTTTTTCGACAATGTAGACCTGCCCGCCGAAGCGCTGATCGGCAACGAGGGCGAGGGCTGGAAACAGGTCACCGCCGAACTCGCTTTCGAACGCAGCGGGCCCGAGCGCATCTATTCGAGCGTCGTGCTGCTCGACGCCTGGGTCGCGCATCTACAAAAGGTCGGCCGTGGTGATGCTGCGACGCTGGCGCTGGTCGGCGGCTTCACCGCGCGCCTCGCCACCTTGCGCGCCATGTCGATCGCCTGCACCGCGCGGCTCGCGCTCGGCGAAAGCCCGGTGACCGAGGCCTCGCTGGTCAAGGACCTCGGCACCGCTTTCGAACAGGAATTGCCGGTGGCGATCGGCGACGATCTCGCCGCGCATCCCGAGGAGGCGGTGGACGCCGAACTCTATCGCACGCTGATGTTTGTCACGCATGTGGCGCCCAGCTTCTCGCTGCGCGGCGGCACGCGCGAGGTGCTGCGCGGGATCATCGCACGCGGAATGGGGCTGAGATAA
- the putA gene encoding bifunctional proline dehydrogenase/L-glutamate gamma-semialdehyde dehydrogenase PutA, whose translation MTQPTDRAAVRALARRPEADIVADLRAELARSSATVEATTARGLALIRKAKAEGERETLVAQLMNRYRLSTEEGVVLMCLAEALLRVPDSPTANALIRDKIAGRRWNEGEDEDSPLIVALSARGLSLGSATLMLDAMGSKANPLALLKSMIRRSGEPVIRQASLAAMKMLGQQFVMGETIDAAVKRADKEKSELASFDMLGEAARTAGDAQRYYDSYANAITRIGKHAKAGDPHANHGISIKLSALHPRYEYLQGQRVREELIPRVIELARAARAVNIPLMIDAEESDRLEPHMDVYAALIDAGIADGWTGLGIVIQAYQKRAPEVIRWVAAKARARGVKLSMRLVKGAYWDTEIKRAQTMGLADFPVFTAKNHTDLNYMHCAQILRDAQDAIFPAFASHNAMTLAFVAELFAGADYELQRLHGMGEGAHDAIVGLFPPPRPVRVYAPVGTHRDLLAYLVRRLLENGANSSFVHQFSDPDVTAEQLAVDPRSIASKVSTIATGRTLLDPERRNSRGYDLGEPGVPEALMAAIAQARRAGPVAAPIVAGRTLGGTAVPVHNPATGAVIGSVIEADAAAVDAAVAASKPVQEHWSLAGGAFRAERLERAADLLEERDALFLGLAIDEAGKTLVDAVAEVREAVDFLRYYAGQARTHFTHPLPLPGPTGERNELMLEGKGIFACISPWNFPLAIFLGQVSAALAAGNAVLAKPAEQTPLIAHAAVELLHEAGIPAEILHFLPGRGETVGAAVTGHDDVIGVAFTGSTEVARLINRSLAMRDGPIATLIAETGGANAMIVDSTALPEQVARDAVASAFQSAGQRCSALRLLCVQEDVAEGMIEMVAGAMAELAVGDPALLATDTGPIIDEEAQANIATYVADARASGRVLAEAGGDLLPGGHFVRPALIRLDAVTDLKREIFGPVLHVATWKGGELDALIDAINASGYGLTLGVHTRIDGVAAHVAARAAVGNVYVNRNQIGAIVGSQPFGGRGLSGTGPKAGGPHYLFRFAEEKSISTDITAAGGNAALMAG comes from the coding sequence ATGACCCAGCCCACCGACCGCGCCGCTGTCCGCGCCCTCGCCCGCCGTCCCGAAGCCGATATCGTCGCGGACCTGCGCGCCGAACTCGCGCGCTCGTCCGCCACCGTCGAGGCGACCACCGCGCGCGGGCTCGCGCTCATTCGCAAGGCGAAGGCCGAGGGCGAGCGCGAGACGCTCGTCGCGCAGCTGATGAATCGCTACCGCCTTTCGACCGAGGAAGGCGTGGTGCTGATGTGCCTTGCCGAGGCGCTGCTTCGTGTTCCCGACAGTCCAACCGCCAATGCGCTGATCCGCGACAAGATCGCCGGGCGGCGCTGGAACGAGGGCGAGGACGAGGACAGCCCGCTGATCGTCGCGCTGTCGGCGCGCGGGCTTTCGCTCGGCTCGGCGACGCTGATGCTCGATGCGATGGGCAGCAAGGCGAATCCGCTCGCGCTTTTGAAGTCGATGATCCGCCGTTCGGGCGAGCCGGTTATCCGCCAGGCGTCGCTCGCGGCGATGAAGATGCTCGGCCAGCAGTTCGTCATGGGCGAGACGATCGACGCCGCGGTCAAGCGCGCCGACAAGGAAAAGAGCGAACTCGCGAGCTTCGACATGCTCGGCGAGGCCGCGCGCACCGCTGGGGACGCACAGCGCTATTACGACAGCTATGCCAATGCCATCACGCGCATCGGCAAACATGCAAAGGCCGGCGACCCGCACGCGAACCACGGCATTTCGATCAAGCTGTCGGCGCTCCACCCGCGCTACGAATATCTGCAAGGGCAGCGCGTGCGCGAGGAGCTGATCCCGCGCGTGATCGAACTCGCCCGCGCGGCGCGTGCGGTGAACATCCCGCTGATGATCGACGCCGAGGAAAGCGACCGGTTAGAGCCGCATATGGACGTCTATGCCGCGCTGATCGACGCCGGCATTGCCGACGGCTGGACCGGGCTCGGCATCGTCATCCAGGCCTATCAGAAGCGCGCGCCCGAGGTGATCCGCTGGGTCGCGGCGAAAGCCCGCGCGCGGGGCGTCAAGCTGTCGATGCGGCTCGTGAAGGGCGCCTACTGGGACACCGAGATCAAGCGTGCGCAGACGATGGGGCTCGCCGACTTCCCGGTCTTCACCGCGAAGAACCACACCGACCTCAACTATATGCATTGCGCGCAGATTCTGCGCGACGCGCAGGACGCGATCTTCCCTGCCTTCGCCAGCCACAATGCGATGACGCTCGCCTTCGTCGCCGAACTGTTCGCAGGCGCCGATTACGAGCTGCAGCGGCTCCACGGCATGGGCGAAGGCGCGCATGACGCCATCGTCGGGCTGTTCCCGCCGCCGCGTCCGGTGCGCGTCTATGCCCCCGTCGGCACGCACCGCGACCTGCTCGCCTATCTCGTCCGCCGCCTGCTCGAAAATGGCGCGAACTCCAGCTTCGTCCACCAGTTCTCCGACCCCGACGTCACCGCCGAACAGCTCGCGGTCGACCCGCGCAGCATCGCGAGCAAGGTTTCGACGATCGCCACCGGCCGCACCCTGCTCGACCCCGAGCGCCGCAACTCGCGCGGATACGACCTCGGCGAGCCGGGCGTGCCCGAAGCGCTGATGGCGGCCATCGCCCAGGCGCGCCGCGCGGGCCCGGTGGCGGCTCCGATCGTTGCCGGGCGCACGCTCGGCGGTACCGCCGTGCCCGTGCACAACCCCGCGACCGGCGCCGTCATCGGCTCGGTGATCGAGGCCGATGCCGCCGCGGTCGACGCTGCCGTCGCCGCTTCGAAGCCGGTGCAGGAGCATTGGAGCCTCGCGGGCGGCGCCTTCCGCGCCGAACGACTCGAGCGCGCCGCCGACCTGCTCGAGGAACGTGACGCTTTGTTCCTCGGCCTTGCAATCGACGAGGCGGGCAAGACGCTGGTCGATGCGGTCGCCGAGGTACGCGAGGCGGTCGATTTCCTGCGCTATTATGCGGGCCAGGCGCGCACGCATTTCACCCACCCGCTGCCGCTTCCCGGCCCGACCGGCGAGCGCAACGAGCTGATGCTCGAGGGCAAGGGCATCTTTGCCTGCATCAGCCCGTGGAATTTTCCGCTCGCGATCTTCCTCGGCCAGGTGTCGGCGGCGCTCGCCGCGGGCAATGCCGTGCTGGCGAAGCCCGCCGAACAGACGCCGCTGATCGCGCACGCCGCGGTGGAGTTGCTGCACGAAGCGGGCATCCCCGCCGAAATCCTCCATTTTCTCCCCGGCCGCGGCGAGACCGTCGGCGCGGCGGTGACGGGGCATGACGACGTCATCGGCGTCGCTTTCACCGGCTCGACCGAGGTCGCACGGCTGATCAACCGCAGCCTCGCGATGCGCGACGGCCCGATTGCGACGCTGATCGCCGAGACCGGCGGCGCCAACGCGATGATCGTCGATTCGACCGCGCTGCCCGAACAGGTTGCGCGCGACGCCGTCGCCAGCGCCTTCCAGTCGGCGGGACAGCGCTGTTCGGCGCTCCGCCTGCTGTGCGTGCAGGAGGATGTCGCCGAAGGCATGATCGAAATGGTTGCGGGCGCGATGGCCGAACTCGCGGTCGGTGACCCGGCTTTGCTCGCGACCGACACCGGCCCGATCATCGACGAGGAGGCGCAGGCCAATATCGCGACATATGTGGCCGACGCACGCGCCTCGGGCCGGGTGCTCGCCGAAGCGGGCGGCGACCTGCTCCCTGGCGGCCATTTCGTCCGCCCGGCGCTGATCCGGCTGGATGCGGTCACCGACCTCAAGCGCGAAATCTTCGGCCCCGTGCTGCATGTGGCGACGTGGAAGGGCGGCGAACTCGATGCGCTGATCGATGCGATCAACGCGTCGGGCTATGGGCTGACGCTCGGTGTCCACACACGCATCGACGGCGTCGCGGCGCATGTCGCGGCGCGCGCGGCGGTCGGCAATGTCTATGTGAATCGCAATCAGATCGGCGCGATCGTCGGCTCGCAGCCCTTCGGCGGCCGCGGCCTGTCGGGCACCGGGCCCAAGGCCGGCGGCCCGCACTATCTGTTCCGCTTCGCCGAGGAAAAATCGATCTCGACCGACATCACGGCGGCCGGAGGGAATGCGGCGCTGATGGCGGGGTGA
- a CDS encoding Lrp/AsnC family transcriptional regulator, translating to MKNAASLVDLDEFDRKILTILGRDGRITYTNLAAQVGLSKTPCQARVKRLVDSGLITGFRAIVDPAKMGLDHVAFTEVKLSDTREDALRRFNDAVRQIPEVEECHMIASSFDYLLKVRTPDIRRYRIVLGEKISSLPHVASTSTFVAMETILESAR from the coding sequence ATGAAAAATGCAGCATCCCTGGTCGATCTGGACGAGTTCGATCGCAAGATCCTGACCATCCTCGGGCGCGACGGGCGCATTACCTATACCAATCTCGCGGCGCAGGTCGGGCTGTCGAAGACCCCGTGCCAGGCCCGCGTCAAGCGGCTCGTCGATAGCGGACTGATTACGGGCTTTCGCGCGATTGTCGATCCGGCGAAAATGGGCCTCGACCATGTCGCCTTCACCGAGGTCAAATTGTCAGACACGCGCGAAGACGCGCTGCGCCGCTTCAACGATGCCGTGCGACAGATCCCTGAAGTCGAGGAATGCCATATGATCGCGAGCAGCTTCGACTACCTCCTCAAGGTGCGCACCCCCGACATCCGCCGCTATCGCATCGTGCTCGGCGAGAAGATCTCGAGCCTGCCGCACGTCGCGAGCACCTCGACCTTCGTCGCTATGGAGACGATCTTGGAGTCGGCGCGTTAG
- the gdhA gene encoding NADP-specific glutamate dehydrogenase, translating into MAVSDHVDFKTFMEGVSKRNPGQPEFVQAVQEVAEDIFDFIKDKEEYHAQQILRRIAEPDRVVSFRVCWEDDNGNVRVQRGWRVQNNNAIGPYKGGIRFHPSVTESVLKFLAFEQTFKNALTGLPMGGGKGGSNFNPKGKSVREIMRFCQSFMTELYRHIGADIDVPAGDIGVGGREIGFMFGQYKRITNEFTGVLTGKGLEWGGSLIRTEATGYGAVYFLANMLAAKGQDLTGKTAVISGSGNVATHAAEKIVQLGGKVLTLSDSGGFIHDPDGITQEKIDWVKAHKTHRRGRIEEYCDEYKGASFTAGKTPWGVKCDVALPCATQNELLGDDARALVANGCIAVSEGANMPTNLEGVHVFKDAKIMFAPGKAANAGGVAVSGLEMSQNSERRSWKEAELQQMLKDIMDGIHKSCLTYGDQGGGYIDYVKGANIAGFKKVADAMLAFGVV; encoded by the coding sequence ATGGCAGTTTCAGATCACGTCGATTTCAAGACGTTCATGGAAGGGGTGTCGAAGCGTAACCCGGGGCAACCTGAGTTCGTCCAGGCGGTGCAGGAAGTCGCCGAGGACATCTTCGATTTCATCAAGGACAAGGAAGAATATCACGCGCAGCAGATCCTGCGGCGCATCGCGGAGCCCGACCGCGTCGTCTCGTTCCGCGTCTGCTGGGAGGACGATAATGGCAATGTCCGCGTCCAGCGCGGCTGGCGCGTCCAGAACAACAATGCCATCGGCCCGTACAAGGGCGGCATTCGTTTCCACCCCTCGGTCACCGAATCGGTGCTCAAATTCCTTGCCTTCGAGCAGACGTTCAAGAACGCGCTGACCGGCCTGCCCATGGGCGGCGGCAAGGGCGGCTCGAACTTCAATCCCAAAGGCAAGAGCGTGCGCGAGATCATGCGCTTCTGCCAGAGCTTCATGACCGAACTCTATCGCCACATCGGCGCCGACATCGACGTACCCGCGGGCGACATCGGCGTGGGCGGGCGCGAGATCGGCTTCATGTTCGGCCAGTACAAGCGCATCACCAACGAATTCACCGGGGTGCTCACCGGCAAAGGCCTCGAATGGGGCGGCTCGCTGATCCGCACCGAGGCGACCGGCTATGGCGCGGTCTATTTCCTTGCCAACATGCTCGCCGCGAAGGGCCAGGACCTGACCGGCAAGACCGCGGTCATCTCGGGCTCGGGCAATGTCGCGACGCATGCGGCGGAGAAGATCGTCCAGCTGGGCGGCAAGGTGCTGACGCTTTCCGATTCGGGCGGCTTCATCCACGACCCCGACGGCATCACGCAGGAGAAGATCGACTGGGTGAAGGCGCACAAGACGCACCGCCGCGGCCGGATCGAGGAATATTGCGACGAGTATAAGGGCGCGAGCTTCACCGCGGGCAAGACGCCGTGGGGGGTCAAGTGCGACGTCGCTTTGCCCTGCGCAACGCAGAACGAATTGCTCGGCGACGATGCGCGCGCGCTGGTTGCCAATGGCTGTATCGCGGTCAGCGAAGGCGCCAACATGCCGACCAACCTCGAGGGCGTGCATGTCTTCAAGGATGCGAAGATCATGTTCGCGCCGGGCAAGGCGGCGAACGCCGGCGGGGTCGCGGTGTCGGGGCTCGAAATGAGCCAGAACAGCGAACGGCGCAGCTGGAAGGAAGCCGAGCTGCAGCAGATGCTCAAGGACATCATGGACGGCATCCACAAGAGCTGCCTGACCTATGGCGATCAGGGCGGCGGCTATATCGACTATGTGAAGGGCGCCAATATCGCGGGCTTCAAGAAGGTCGCCGACGCGATGCTCGCGTTCGGGGTGGTGTAG
- a CDS encoding TonB-dependent receptor, translating to MAVSLHARAFLAALSLSTSTLALAQESPPAEVAAASDGDIVVTAQRREQSLLDVPLAVTALGGDSLAERGITNSAQLGDAVPNLQINSPYGDTQPNFSLRGIGVANEYNSNQASPVGVYLDDVYLAPRTSHGMGLFDLDRIEVLRGPQGTLFGRNTTGGAINFITKKPGLSGTNGYAQIGYANFDTFTAQGAAEASLAEDIAGLRLAVNYANGDGQIKNVFPGGRDANSVDTLQGRASLRVKPTETLDVVLRAYAGRDRGTQAAVHGLGAFRTGLDFFETNENRIGENRTDAWGFSANIALELSDMLSLTSITSYDGGKQDLQQAADGAPLDILDINWRSKYRQFSQELRANYEGDGIAFVGGLFYGWDRNITDNRFNLPLPPAGGFFQHYRQVRKSYAVFGQADIDLTEKLVLTLGARYTKDKSRYDDAFAYLFIGGVDDPDTPIATTVPCPGVAGTCAYDPAARFALADTNNALTGRIALSYSFDDGPLVYASYNRGYRAGAVNGGGYTSSSGIGYIEPERVNAYEIGIKGRTADRLLTYAASAFYYDYSNQQLQDTRAGPVSFLVNAPSSEVYGLEVETTLRPTDGLRVSASLGWLHSNYKELTLQGADLSGNELPFAPKLTAQLGFEWDVVEVAGGTVTFAPNMAYSSRQYFYFSPFNDIDAPGTPQMNSELQQG from the coding sequence ATGGCCGTTTCGCTCCACGCGCGTGCATTTCTTGCGGCGCTCTCGCTTTCGACTTCGACACTGGCCCTGGCGCAGGAATCCCCGCCCGCCGAGGTTGCCGCCGCTAGCGACGGCGATATCGTCGTCACCGCGCAGCGCCGCGAACAGTCTTTGCTCGACGTGCCGCTCGCGGTCACCGCACTCGGCGGCGACAGCTTGGCCGAGCGCGGGATAACCAATTCGGCGCAGCTCGGCGACGCGGTGCCGAACCTGCAGATCAACAGCCCCTACGGCGACACCCAGCCGAACTTCTCGCTACGCGGGATCGGGGTTGCGAACGAATATAACAGCAATCAGGCCTCGCCGGTCGGTGTCTATCTCGACGACGTCTATCTGGCGCCGCGCACCAGCCACGGCATGGGCCTCTTCGACCTCGACCGCATCGAGGTTCTGCGCGGGCCGCAGGGAACGCTGTTCGGGCGCAATACCACCGGCGGGGCGATCAACTTCATCACCAAGAAGCCGGGCCTTTCGGGGACGAACGGCTATGCCCAGATCGGCTATGCCAATTTCGACACCTTCACCGCGCAGGGTGCTGCCGAGGCGTCGCTCGCCGAGGATATCGCGGGGCTCCGCCTCGCGGTGAATTATGCCAATGGCGACGGGCAGATCAAAAATGTCTTCCCCGGTGGCCGCGATGCTAATTCGGTCGACACGCTGCAGGGCCGCGCGTCACTGCGCGTCAAGCCGACCGAGACGCTCGATGTCGTGCTGCGCGCCTATGCCGGGCGCGACCGCGGCACCCAGGCCGCGGTGCACGGGCTCGGCGCGTTTCGCACCGGGCTCGATTTCTTCGAGACCAACGAGAATCGCATCGGCGAGAACCGCACCGACGCCTGGGGCTTTTCGGCCAATATCGCGCTCGAGCTTTCGGACATGCTAAGCCTGACCTCGATCACCAGCTACGACGGCGGCAAGCAGGACCTGCAGCAGGCGGCCGACGGTGCGCCGCTCGATATCCTCGATATCAACTGGCGCTCGAAATATCGCCAGTTCAGCCAGGAGTTGCGGGCCAACTATGAGGGCGACGGCATCGCCTTCGTCGGCGGGCTATTCTATGGCTGGGACCGCAACATCACCGACAACCGGTTCAACCTGCCGCTGCCGCCGGCGGGGGGCTTCTTCCAGCACTATCGGCAGGTCCGGAAAAGCTACGCCGTGTTCGGGCAGGCCGATATCGACCTGACCGAGAAGCTCGTGCTGACGCTGGGTGCGCGCTACACCAAGGACAAGTCGCGCTACGACGATGCCTTCGCCTATCTCTTCATCGGCGGGGTCGACGATCCCGATACGCCGATCGCGACGACGGTACCGTGCCCGGGCGTCGCCGGCACCTGCGCCTATGATCCCGCCGCGCGCTTCGCGCTCGCCGACACCAACAATGCGCTGACCGGGCGGATTGCGCTGAGCTACAGCTTCGACGACGGCCCGCTGGTCTATGCAAGCTACAACCGCGGCTATCGCGCGGGGGCCGTCAACGGCGGCGGCTACACCTCCTCGTCGGGCATCGGCTATATCGAGCCCGAACGCGTCAACGCCTATGAGATCGGGATCAAGGGGCGCACCGCCGACCGGCTGCTGACTTACGCGGCCTCGGCCTTTTATTACGACTACTCGAACCAACAGCTGCAGGATACGCGCGCCGGGCCGGTGTCCTTCCTGGTCAATGCGCCGTCGTCCGAGGTGTACGGGCTGGAGGTCGAAACGACGCTGCGCCCGACCGACGGCCTCCGCGTCAGCGCGTCGCTCGGCTGGCTGCATTCGAACTATAAGGAACTGACGCTGCAGGGCGCCGACCTGTCGGGCAACGAGCTGCCCTTCGCGCCCAAGCTCACCGCGCAGCTCGGTTTCGAATGGGATGTCGTGGAGGTCGCGGGCGGTACCGTCACCTTCGCGCCGAACATGGCCTATTCGAGCCGGCAATATTTCTATTTCTCGCCGTTCAACGACATCGACGCGCCGGGCACGCCGCAAATGAACAGCGAGTTGCAGCAGGGCTGA
- a CDS encoding acyl-CoA dehydrogenase family protein produces MSEFLEPFERMLEDVATPAAVRAIEQGGSADAMWGAFAESGFLDALAPEDRGGAGLPLAEVQPLWMALGRHAAPLPVGETMIARALLADAPDGPIVLTVADGAGAVVPCGLVAAQLLVESAAGLHLVATKGEATGVPASLAARFDTGRLPAPVAPAPEGGLRGLAAILRAALIAGAAERLTQMTAAYANERIQFGKPIGRQQALQQQMAVMAEEMVAARIASQLGCAGSFPPSLVAAATAKSVASKAAARVAATAHAVHGAIGISEEHDLQLFTRRLHEWRLADGSETYWNRLLGAARLGDVGRSVDYVREAFA; encoded by the coding sequence ATGAGCGAATTTCTCGAACCCTTCGAGCGGATGCTCGAGGATGTCGCCACCCCCGCCGCGGTGCGCGCGATCGAACAGGGCGGCAGCGCCGACGCGATGTGGGGGGCCTTCGCCGAATCGGGCTTCCTCGATGCGCTGGCGCCCGAGGATCGCGGCGGTGCGGGGTTGCCGCTGGCCGAGGTGCAGCCGCTGTGGATGGCGCTCGGCCGCCATGCGGCGCCGCTGCCGGTCGGGGAGACGATGATTGCGCGCGCGCTGCTCGCCGATGCGCCCGACGGCCCGATCGTGTTGACGGTCGCTGATGGCGCGGGCGCCGTCGTGCCCTGTGGCCTCGTCGCGGCGCAGCTGCTGGTCGAATCGGCGGCTGGTCTCCACCTCGTCGCGACGAAAGGCGAAGCGACCGGCGTACCCGCCAGCCTCGCCGCGCGGTTCGATACCGGCCGCTTGCCCGCGCCTGTCGCGCCCGCACCCGAAGGCGGCCTCCGCGGCCTCGCCGCGATCCTTCGCGCGGCGCTGATCGCCGGTGCCGCCGAACGCCTCACGCAAATGACTGCCGCCTATGCGAACGAGCGCATCCAGTTCGGCAAGCCGATCGGCCGCCAGCAGGCCCTGCAGCAGCAGATGGCGGTAATGGCCGAGGAAATGGTCGCCGCCCGCATCGCCTCGCAGCTCGGCTGCGCGGGCAGCTTCCCGCCCTCGCTCGTCGCTGCGGCCACTGCCAAGTCGGTCGCGAGCAAGGCTGCCGCGCGCGTCGCCGCGACCGCGCATGCGGTGCACGGCGCGATCGGGATCAGCGAGGAGCACGACCTCCAGCTCTTCACCCGCCGCCTCCACGAATGGCGGCTGGCCGACGGGTCGGAGACCTACTGGAACCGCCTGCTCGGCGCCGCGCGGCTCGGCGATGTCGGGCGCTCGGTGGATTATGTACGCGAGGCCTTTGCCTAA
- a CDS encoding tetratricopeptide repeat protein — protein sequence MNESKEMAKPAGTGLTRTNGLILIAAFLLLAGAIGYAIWRDRAPEAPAAATEAGALPGDQLTALEARTRAEPNSADAWMQLGAARFDLGDFAGAAAAYEKATALSPDSAGLWSALGEARVMASEREPMPADALQAFEKAIALDAKDPRARYFMAVKKDIGGDHKGAIEDWFALLADTPQGAPWEADLRRTIEQVGAIHKIEVADRLAKTQPRPLTADEMPVAARAIPGPSRSDMEAASQLPKGQQDAMIAGMVSGLETKLKANPGDVDRWIMLMRSRMTLGETAKAAQALKDGIAANPGAAARLKAQAQLLGVPGA from the coding sequence ATGAACGAGAGCAAAGAGATGGCAAAGCCGGCCGGCACCGGCCTGACGCGGACGAACGGCCTGATCCTGATCGCCGCCTTCCTGCTGCTGGCGGGCGCGATCGGCTATGCGATCTGGCGCGACCGCGCGCCCGAAGCCCCTGCGGCGGCCACCGAAGCCGGCGCGCTGCCGGGCGACCAGCTCACCGCGCTCGAGGCGCGGACCAGGGCCGAACCGAACAGCGCCGACGCCTGGATGCAGCTCGGCGCGGCGCGCTTCGACCTCGGCGATTTCGCCGGCGCGGCGGCGGCTTATGAAAAAGCGACCGCGCTGTCGCCCGATTCGGCGGGGCTATGGTCGGCGCTCGGCGAGGCGCGCGTGATGGCGAGCGAGCGCGAGCCGATGCCCGCTGACGCGCTGCAGGCCTTCGAAAAAGCCATCGCGCTCGACGCCAAGGACCCGCGCGCGCGCTATTTCATGGCGGTGAAGAAGGATATCGGTGGCGACCACAAGGGCGCGATCGAGGACTGGTTCGCGCTGCTCGCCGACACGCCGCAGGGCGCACCGTGGGAGGCCGACCTCCGCCGGACGATCGAACAGGTCGGCGCGATCCACAAGATCGAGGTCGCGGACCGGCTGGCGAAAACCCAGCCGCGCCCGCTGACCGCCGACGAAATGCCCGTCGCCGCACGCGCCATCCCCGGACCGAGCCGTTCGGACATGGAGGCAGCCTCGCAGCTGCCCAAGGGCCAGCAGGACGCGATGATAGCGGGCATGGTGAGCGGGCTCGAGACCAAGCTGAAAGCCAATCCGGGCGACGTCGATCGCTGGATCATGCTGATGCGCAGCCGGATGACCTTGGGCGAGACCGCCAAGGCCGCGCAAGCGCTGAAGGACGGCATCGCAGCGAACCCGGGCGCGGCCGCGCGGCTGAAGGCACAGGCGCAGCTACTGGGCGTGCCGGGCGCCTAA